ttcaTAATCATGAACTAACAACTTATACTAACTAATAGCACAAGTGGTAGGCCAAACCACAGGGAAACACGAAAGATTAACCCTTCAATGCTCATTTTTAGTTCAAGCAGTAAAGGGAGGGGGACAAGGGTTTGGTATAGATTGATAATTGGTGatgtataaaaataaattgcaaAAAGTAAAGAGATAGAAATGCAATTAACCAAGAAATTCTAGTtcaggaaaatgaaatgaaccgatgaaatttttttcatcaaattatctaaatataattttaagtttttaactATGCCTAGCCCAATTGACTGTAAACCTAATCAATAgtcctaattacctaattagCTAAATATGCTCAAATGAATCcataataaacatatttaaccAATTATATTAAGCTTAAAGGATTACACTAGATGAATATTTAATTTCCACCATctaattaaacattcaaataGCATATTTTCGGTGCTATTAGACTGCTCCTTATTTTCTTTGATTCCCTATAATTTTGCTTTCCAAATGCATTAACCACTTCACATGCAactttaaccaaaaaaaatctAGTGTCTCATATTTCTAACATGAAGCATAACATCAAGCTCTCTAGACCTTTTGGATGTTAAATGGATTAAAATGGCGAAGATAAGAGTAAGTTGTAACGACCCAACTTTTCTAAGGATACTAACATGACCATTACTATTTTCaagaaatttcaaaatagaCTCTTAAACCATTTTAACTCAAatgaaacaattttatttaaaacaataatgatgataataataattaaaaaaaaaatagacattgataaaataaatctttcaaAATATCATATCACCTATGGGTACCCCTAAAAATGatagttaaaaatataaaacacttagaattttatGAATGTAAAAACCAAAAGTTCTAAATTCAAACATTTCTGtgcacttgatttaaccatgatcagtaaatCGATCATTCACAGATCGTTTTTATTTACAGCCAGGtcaaaaaaagttgttttacccttgtaaatacatcttgctccttaagtcaccactgattctctattgaacaattggtttatagtccaactaataaaccatgtccctctttATCATGAGAGAGTGGAactcctttgttcaagaccagaaatcagtacttaagagaataaagaacaacctatctgctaaccctaaaataggtaggagtgaattccatcttgcagaactatgtcctcaactatctatctggttttatcccccaaaatgggaggcttattgagcagtgcttcTGAACtattctcacctatgcagatcaaaggataattttgaataaataggagtttatagttagctcagaattaagatcgagttgtCCTATGTCATCAAATAGAAATAATCAGTTTTgacagtaaatggtcgttataaagaaaagtgactattttgtggtccggtcttatgcaaatgtcttttgtataggatgctcccactcgcatgtctccacatgaacgtttacgagatcacatcatttgtatcaatatacaaattgAGCCGCATCCATGGTATCCccaagatgaggtacccaatctcatacatatacttatagatcttttaagctatatactataacttgatcctcttttatgtctctacataaagttaaagtattcatactatagccatgggttcgtttattggattttataatagagtgtaatttcaataatacttGTATTGAAAACTAGAATATGTTTCAAATATTAcgaactacaagttttaggacatttccaacaagGTTGtgcatttatgtccaataaatgcaaATGTGCTAATAGAACTTGCATAATTCAACCATTCATAGATGATTTAGGTGAATGGTTTAACTCGTCCCAATACCTATCTAGTGTCCCAAAGCCTCACATAATAACATAAAAGTGAACCCCGCCAGGCTGGGGAATTGTAACATATTAGTAAACCCATCGATCTACAGAGCTGTAATATAATGGTAACCCATCGATCCATGGAACTAGAATATAATAGTGAACCCGGTAGTCCATGGAGTGGAAAATAATGGTGAACCCGTCAGTTCATAGAGCTGTAACATAGTGGTGAATTCATCGATTCACGGAGCTGGAATATTTTAGTGTTAGGAGGGCAAATCGTCCCTTTCTTATTATAGCCttacatatcatcaatatcaTTCACAACCTTAAGTCTtgctaatcctctaatgaacaacctatttatgatCCTACATAAACAAAACCCTCTCGTGCTGATGAAAGGTAggggccacattgttcaagacctaaagTCAGCACTtgagggagcaattcatctacatACACTAAagatgggaatgagtgaattacattttgtgtagctatgttctcagTTCCCTACCCAGACAAATCCCTagaatggtagacatattgagttgacGTAtcgggccactctcacccatataatcAAAGGAttaccctcatagacaggagttcataactcacttaggattgaggttgagttgcctatggtcatcctatgaaatgttaatctctttaatcaacggtgttataaagagaaattaatcatttcatagtccggtcttatacaagcattttgtataagaccagactatgTTAGCAAGagaatttgataattaaataagattcaaatctATTTAAAAACATTACTTTAATAGATGTACATGTATATGTATCTCTTTTAATTTAGGCAAATTTTGCACTAGGTCATTACATAGGATCTTAGGGTTTTCTTACAAATAGTGTCGGATCCAAAATTTCATGATTGGGAAGGAGAGGACACAATTTCATATAATATTAGAATTTTAGTCTCCATGTACTTTCAAGATATGTTAATACTtaatcctatatatatatatatatatacacctaAGGTCGATAGTTCAGTTGAACTATACTCATGTTGACCTAAGTATTTATATTTAATCTAAGTAAACTCAATATGATCATGCTTCCACTGCAGgataaaaagaaacaagatcAATTGGCAATTATTGCCAACCCCATCAACGCTAACATTTTCATCATCCCTCGAAGAAACCAATTATTgggagaagaaaaaataaataatgtcaaaaaaataaacaatgtCAACGGTAGAATATAGTAGGAGTGTTCAAACAAATCAATGACCACAAAAAATCGATTGATCCAATCCAATCCGTGCAGTTTGAGTTAGGTTATCAACCTTTTTAGGTTGGGAtaggttcaaataaataaaaatttaatgagTTGGATTGGTTCATGGGTCCACCTAaagaacccaacccaacccaacccgaacttattataaactttaaaatttatattttttgtttacttatgatacaattagatatacatatatgaattttaattttatttaatttcatcagttttttttatgatttatcCTCCAACAACTCCTAAAACTAGTTCTTTTAGCATTTTGGATATAGATtttacattatataaattgaaaatgaGTTGTTGATCtttattcaatatataaaaataattaaatcaaatttttatatattaacattttacttcattttagaacaaaaatttaaataaatgactcgaGTAATTCAAACCAACCCAATTCAAACGTTTCATagttggattggattgggttcACTTTCTAATagttggattggattgggttcACTTTCTAACGAGGGTTATTCgcattgaagaaatttacaatccAAACAATTGAATTGGACCTAAAAATCTCTTCAATCCAACCCACGAACACCCTTAAAATATAGGTGTAATTTCATTAAAAACCAGTTGTGAACATACACTGGAACATATTAGAAACCACTTTTTCcaatattaatttcaattataaaaCAAAAGTAAAGTACGGAAACATATAATTTAACCCAGATTTAAAAATCAATCAAGAAATCCTTTTTAGGCCCAGAGATATGTCCtgaacataagaaaattataaagtgtGTTTTCGAACATAAGACTATTCGGTTCATCCATCAAATAATAGGTACATCTAAATCGGTGTAATTTGGTATTATTTGAGAACTTAATCATATACAGCGGAAATATCAAGGAAGAAAATAGTCTTCCTCACTAAATCTTTCTAATTTATCTTGTAGATACTGTTTGGGACTAgatcattagagaatcaatttaTATTACACCAAGAGAATATGTATGTATACCATTGCCTTTTTCTGTATAATTGCCATCACATTGTTCCATGTTTCCTGTGAAAATATGTTGTTCATACCAACTCGTCCTGGTCTTCGAGGGATCTTTTACGAGCTTTGAGGTTAAGCTCGAGGCTTTGAGGCAAAGGAGGTGTCCTCCCTCTTCGGAACAGGACAGCAAGAGCCCTCATCTTCTTGCAGAGATCAAACACCTGAACAAATATGCACATACAAATTTGAAATTCGGATAGTATAATAACCATAAGACAAAAAGTTATGTTAGACGAATTCGGAGAGATAATATCGGTATCTCTTACCGATGAGGCTTCAATCTCAAATACACCTTCACAACCTTTGCCTCCACCTTGCAACAAGTCACAATATCTTGCAGCTTCGTTTTCGTCTTCAAACACctgtaacattttttttttctttttactaatCATTCGATATTTAACAATACTGAATCGAGTTTACATTTTGGGACTCCGTGGTATTGCCAAAAACCATGTATACTACAGTATTTATGGGAACAAATGAGCACTTACAAGTACTCCCTCCCTAATATCTTCCACAAGCATCTGGAATTTAATTCCTGTTTTGGACTGTTTTTTCTGATTTTCAGGCCTCCATTTTCCTCCTTTAGAAAACAATAATCCAAGCTCCCTTTCCACTTCACTGTTGAGCAAACAAAATGCTGACTTGGGTAAAGGGTACTAAATGTTAAGCCCAGAATAACAATTAACAAAGACAGTTAATTACCTCCTATTTCTCCGAGTTTTCATTGTGCATATTTGGTTCTCATTGTGTGTTAATACGTATACAGGTTTCGAACTTTCTCTCCACGGATTGGCTTCCAACACTGAGTGAAATGATGGAAGAATGGTGAGATTAAACTATAGAGGAACATATATTAAAGGGcaccaaaaaaataaagatttgaaaatattattcatAATTAGCAAAGCAGCTTCCAAGTACAAGAGAATTGTTAATTAATATCTCAAGCTTGTAATGAACCTTTCCACATAATATTTCCTTtctttaagttaaaaaaaactataccCATGTCCAGTCACCCCACCCCACCAAAGAAAAACATAGACACCCCTTGGGGTAAGAAACAAAcatgattttaaaaaaccaaatgattaacAAATGTGACCTAAATTATCATCATAATTCTGCCAGAAATAGTCATATCCAATGAGTATAATTAGTCAGTACAATGTCCTCACAAGTTGTTGAGAGTTAAAAATTCAAGAACATAATCAATGGTTAGTCCATATCCAACTAGCTTACCGATCAATGATGAAAATTCAAGAACATTATGAAATCTTATTAAATTTCATCACAAAATAGATACAATCATCCTACCAAATGAGCAATTTAACCCCTATAAGTTGCATAGCTCCAGAAGAGAGCATCCGGTAGTATTATCTGATATCATACTGAAAAAGTATGTAAAAAGAAAGCACAAAACTCAATCACATGTTGTTAGATCCCCGTTTCAAAAGAAAGCAAAAAGCCGCTTCTCACAAGTCCATAACAATAACTTAAACTCAAAAACGAAACAGAGCAAATGCAGAATGCAGCAACAGCCATAGCAAAAGGCAGATATCTAACAAATTCAGATCGAAAACCAATGGACAAGGTGCATGAAGAAGCAAATCGCGCCTTCAAAATAAATCAATTCATTAATTTGAAGACGAACGTGTGTGTGTGATGAATATGAGTATGTATAAAATACCATCATAACTGCTGCTATCAAACGTCTGATGAAGATGCCTCCTCATATCATAAGCACGAGAAGAAACACGCTTCACAAACTCATTCGAAGTACCAGGAATATTTCCATCTAAGCTAAGTGCCATCTCCATATCCACATCCTCGCTTCCATCTTCAGCATCTGTGTCGCCTTTGTTAACGCCGGCACCGCCCACTCCACAGGAAACTTCCCGCAATTTCGTCGATCGGGGACCGAACAAGGCGCGAACACGAGGGAGAGGGTACCGGAGGTCTCCAAAAGAGAGGGTGATTCGGCGGCGGCGGGAGGAGAGAGGGTTTCTGGAAGGGAGAACGAAGGAAGGTGAGACGGATGAGAGGGAATCCATTGGAGAAGCGGATTTGAAGCTGGGCTCCGGCAGTGATTTGTGTTAATTGGGTGAAAATGGAGTCTGAAAAAGGGATGTGAATCGGAGGGTTGGTAGCGTGATTGAAGGGAAATTTGGGATGAGCTTGTATGCGTGAAAGTCCGTCCAACTTGAGAGcagagagaggaagaagaaagaagaatgaaggaagaaggaagaaggaagaagagaaggaaaagttgGTTTCGTGAAGTTCATGAAAATGGcgaagatatttttctttagaaCGGAGACTGTGGTGGGGCCTTGGGGAATGTGAAGAGCAAGTAAAAATTGGGGGGAAATAGCAAAATCTGGGTGTCTTctgatttttgtaaaaaaaaaaaaaaaaaaatagaaataataagatatgacatatagtttaTCCCAAATTGTCCCTTATATGGTCAATTAACAGTTTTTTTCTAGTACGGTGTAATTGATATATTGAGTATAAAAATTCTCAATAAAAGTACCGTATAAATAGAAATCGTTTTTATGAGACCGTGTTATCAATTTCTTCCAAATAGAAATATAGTCTAAATAGAATCGTTTGGTTTATGAGATTCAACATGACAGGACAGGATAAaggtgttttgtttttcttcccatttttttaaaatttgaatgggtgatttgatttaaccatttttttcgaaaaatgattttttcagGAATTTTTAATCgatctttaatttgtttatcaacattttgaatttaattataatatatcttagattttacatttattttattcgtctttttcttattttaaatttcgGGATTAAAAG
This DNA window, taken from Benincasa hispida cultivar B227 chromosome 6, ASM972705v1, whole genome shotgun sequence, encodes the following:
- the LOC120079316 gene encoding uncharacterized protein LOC120079316, translated to MDSLSSVSPSFVLPSRNPLSSRRRRITLSFGDLRYPLPRVRALFGPRSTKLREVSCGVGGAGVNKGDTDAEDGSEDVDMEMALSLDGNIPGTSNEFVKRVSSRAYDMRRHLHQTFDSSSYDVLEANPWRESSKPVYVLTHNENQICTMKTRRNRSEVERELGLLFSKGGKWRPENQKKQSKTGIKFQMLVEDIREGVLVFEDENEAARYCDLLQGGGKGCEGVFEIEASSVFDLCKKMRALAVLFRRGRTPPLPQSLELNLKARKRSLEDQDELV